In one Staphylococcus lutrae genomic region, the following are encoded:
- a CDS encoding YfiT family bacillithiol transferase, with the protein MDKRFPIGQLEIPEHITQQHVREWVADIQTYVQDLKKAVTNLSERELQSTYREGSFTVAQLVHHIADSQLNLYQRLKLALTDDHPNVAEFKQDAWVTLADGQLPIDVAIQLLDALNQRVSAIGQHLSAAQLERGFELEGSGTITVGETIAKLRWHERHHLAHIQCALGQFIPESE; encoded by the coding sequence TTGGACAAACGATTTCCAATCGGGCAATTAGAAATACCCGAGCACATCACACAGCAACATGTAAGGGAATGGGTAGCGGATATTCAAACGTATGTACAGGATTTGAAGAAAGCGGTTACAAATTTGAGCGAACGTGAATTACAGTCGACATATCGTGAGGGAAGTTTTACAGTAGCGCAACTGGTCCATCATATTGCGGATTCACAGCTTAACTTGTATCAGCGATTGAAACTTGCATTAACGGATGATCATCCAAACGTTGCAGAGTTTAAACAAGATGCATGGGTCACATTGGCAGATGGGCAATTGCCAATAGATGTAGCGATTCAGTTGCTTGATGCATTGAATCAACGGGTTAGCGCCATCGGGCAACATTTATCTGCGGCACAATTGGAGCGAGGTTTTGAATTAGAAGGTAGTGGTACAATTACAGTGGGTGAAACCATTGCGAAGTTACGTTGGCATGAGCGACATCATCTTGCACATATACAATGTGCCCTTGGACAGTTTATACCTGAATCGGAATAA
- a CDS encoding pyridoxal phosphate-dependent decarboxylase family protein — protein MNEKNMYSNDHLSDLITHEVKKLTERSVASSPAYQAPTTELINKYKTMPIPKKGKGIEKVVDLLNQEILNYNLATTHPRYFSFVPGPASPLSWLTDILTSAHNVHASNFSNAALPITIEHRLIHYLSEKIGFNPSLSSGVFVSGGSSATLTAVTAARDAMTSLTQLPKSTVYMTRQAHFSVAKAFHIAGFAASQIRYIPTDADFTMDVTALKEQIQQDIVAGYKPTIIVITTGTTNTGAIDDLESITQIAHEHHMWVHADGAYGLSHIFTQEGAKKLRGIEHVDSVTWDAHKLLFQTYSCAMVIVKDKKHLLQTYGVSAEYLDDVASKDNIDPDQLGIELTRPPRGLKLWVTLQTLGEEEITRRIAHGQEMARYAAQQVERMPQWQVVTPPQLSILNIRYEDKRKTTEQNNQILQYAAQRMASSGYAVTYTTRLNEHRVIRLCTINPNTTTADIDGTLERLNTFVQEAYATL, from the coding sequence ATGAACGAAAAAAACATGTATTCTAACGACCACTTATCTGATTTGATTACACACGAAGTTAAAAAGCTCACAGAACGTTCGGTCGCATCTTCTCCCGCTTATCAGGCGCCTACTACCGAATTAATTAATAAATATAAGACAATGCCCATCCCTAAAAAAGGAAAAGGCATAGAAAAGGTTGTAGACTTACTCAATCAAGAAATATTAAATTACAACTTAGCAACCACTCATCCTAGATACTTCTCTTTTGTTCCAGGGCCCGCCTCGCCTTTATCATGGCTGACAGACATCTTAACGAGCGCACACAATGTTCACGCTTCCAACTTTTCAAATGCAGCGCTTCCGATTACAATTGAACATCGCTTAATCCATTATTTAAGTGAAAAGATTGGTTTCAATCCTTCTTTATCTAGCGGTGTTTTTGTTTCAGGCGGTTCATCAGCGACACTCACAGCAGTGACTGCGGCGAGAGACGCAATGACATCGCTCACACAACTTCCAAAATCGACCGTTTATATGACCCGACAAGCGCATTTTTCTGTCGCAAAGGCCTTTCATATTGCAGGTTTTGCCGCTTCACAAATCCGTTATATTCCAACAGATGCTGACTTTACGATGGATGTTACGGCATTAAAAGAACAAATTCAACAAGATATCGTAGCAGGTTACAAACCTACAATTATTGTCATCACAACGGGAACAACCAATACTGGTGCCATTGATGATCTCGAAAGCATCACGCAAATCGCACATGAACATCACATGTGGGTCCATGCAGATGGCGCTTATGGCTTGTCTCATATTTTCACTCAAGAAGGTGCTAAAAAACTTAGAGGCATTGAACACGTGGATAGCGTGACATGGGATGCGCATAAATTGTTATTCCAAACCTATAGCTGCGCAATGGTTATCGTCAAAGACAAAAAACATCTCCTTCAAACCTATGGTGTCTCTGCTGAATACTTAGATGATGTTGCATCAAAGGATAATATTGACCCTGACCAATTAGGCATTGAATTAACACGTCCCCCAAGAGGATTGAAATTATGGGTCACATTACAAACATTGGGCGAAGAGGAAATCACGCGCCGCATTGCACACGGTCAAGAGATGGCACGTTATGCTGCGCAACAAGTAGAACGAATGCCACAATGGCAAGTGGTGACACCTCCACAATTGTCGATTCTCAACATTCGTTATGAAGACAAGCGCAAAACGACCGAACAAAACAACCAAATACTCCAATATGCCGCGCAACGGATGGCATCGTCTGGCTATGCGGTGACTTATACAACGAGACTTAACGAACACCGTGTCATTCGCCTCTGCACAATTAATCCGAATACAACCACTGCAGATATTGATGGGACACTTGAACGGCTCAACACCTTCGTTCAAGAGGCCTATGCGACACTTTAA
- the spn gene encoding SPIN family peroxidase inhibitor — translation MKKFLVAGLTVGILSTGVFAATSHNADAKVTSQNGIILHDDEALLEHELTYIDVLIDPHASVKTKTRLQAYFAAQGLHSISAIVKKGQKDGLDTSKYNYLLSKSSSYRVF, via the coding sequence ATGAAGAAATTTTTAGTTGCAGGTTTAACAGTAGGGATTTTATCAACAGGGGTATTTGCAGCAACAAGTCATAACGCAGACGCTAAAGTCACATCTCAAAACGGGATTATTTTACATGATGATGAGGCATTGCTTGAGCACGAATTAACTTATATCGATGTTTTAATCGATCCTCATGCAAGTGTTAAAACAAAAACACGCCTTCAAGCGTACTTTGCTGCACAAGGATTACATTCAATCAGTGCGATCGTGAAAAAAGGACAAAAAGACGGTTTAGACACTTCTAAATACAATTATTTACTTTCAAAATCAAGTTCTTATCGCGTTTTTTAA
- a CDS encoding catalase, translating into MNRDESKLTGLFGHPVSDRENSMTAGPRGPLLMQDIYFLEQLAHFDREVIPERRMHAKGSGAFGTFTVTNDITKYTSAKIFSEVGKQTEMFARFSTVAGERGAADAERDIRGFALKFYTEEGNWDLVGNNTPVFFFRDPKLFPSLNHAVKRDPRTNMRSAQNNWDFWTSLPEALHQVTILMTDRGIPKSYRHMHGFGSHTYSMINADNERVWVKFHFRTQQGIENLSAEEAANVVAHDRESSQRDLFNAIEEGNFPKWKMYIQVMTEEQAKNHKDNPFDLTKVWFKGEYPLIEVGEFELNRNPENYFMDVEQAAFAPTNIIPGLDFSPDRMLQGRLFSYGDAQRYRLGVNHWQIPVNQPKGVGVENLCPFSRDGAMRFLDGNQGGKTHYYPNSNGAFESQPEYKRPPLALEGAAYEYDFREDDDNYFEQPGKLFRLQSPEQQQRMFETTANEMEGTTDEVKRRHIKNCYQADVNYGTGVAKALGMEDQLDAIVAEVGTK; encoded by the coding sequence ATGAATAGAGATGAATCGAAATTAACAGGTTTATTTGGACATCCAGTCAGTGATCGAGAAAATTCAATGACTGCAGGTCCACGCGGGCCATTATTGATGCAAGATATATATTTTTTAGAGCAATTAGCACATTTTGATCGTGAAGTCATTCCTGAGCGTCGTATGCATGCAAAAGGATCAGGGGCATTTGGTACATTTACAGTAACAAACGACATCACAAAATACACAAGTGCAAAAATTTTCTCAGAAGTGGGTAAACAAACAGAAATGTTTGCACGTTTTTCTACAGTTGCGGGTGAACGTGGTGCGGCTGATGCTGAGCGTGACATTCGTGGTTTCGCATTGAAATTCTATACTGAAGAAGGAAACTGGGACCTTGTAGGGAACAATACACCGGTATTCTTCTTCCGCGATCCTAAATTGTTCCCAAGCTTGAACCATGCTGTAAAACGTGATCCACGTACAAACATGAGAAGCGCGCAAAACAACTGGGATTTCTGGACGTCATTACCTGAAGCATTGCACCAAGTGACAATTTTAATGACTGATCGTGGTATTCCTAAGAGTTACAGACATATGCACGGCTTCGGTTCACATACGTATTCAATGATTAATGCGGACAATGAACGTGTTTGGGTGAAATTCCACTTCAGAACACAACAAGGTATCGAAAACTTGTCAGCAGAAGAAGCAGCCAATGTTGTTGCGCATGACCGTGAATCTTCACAACGTGACTTGTTCAATGCGATTGAAGAAGGCAACTTCCCTAAATGGAAAATGTACATCCAAGTGATGACAGAAGAACAAGCGAAAAATCATAAAGATAACCCATTTGATTTAACAAAAGTTTGGTTTAAAGGGGAATACCCATTAATCGAAGTTGGGGAATTCGAATTGAACCGCAACCCAGAAAACTACTTTATGGACGTAGAACAAGCGGCGTTTGCACCGACAAACATTATTCCAGGTCTTGATTTTTCACCTGACAGAATGTTACAAGGTCGTTTATTCTCATACGGTGATGCACAACGTTACCGCTTAGGTGTTAACCACTGGCAAATTCCAGTTAACCAACCTAAAGGTGTCGGTGTCGAAAACTTATGCCCATTCAGTCGAGATGGTGCAATGCGTTTCTTAGACGGCAACCAAGGTGGTAAAACGCACTACTATCCAAACAGCAACGGTGCATTCGAAAGTCAACCTGAATACAAACGTCCGCCATTGGCATTAGAAGGTGCGGCATATGAATATGATTTCAGAGAAGACGATGACAACTACTTCGAACAACCAGGTAAATTGTTCCGTTTACAATCACCTGAACAACAACAACGTATGTTTGAAACAACTGCGAATGAAATGGAAGGTACAACGGATGAGGTAAAACGTCGTCACATTAAAAACTGTTACCAAGCGGATGTAAACTATGGTACAGGTGTGGCAAAAGCATTAGGTATGGAAGATCAATTAGACGCAATTGTTGCTGAAGTTGGTACAAAATAA